The Montipora capricornis isolate CH-2021 chromosome 3, ASM3666992v2, whole genome shotgun sequence genome includes the window GCGGGTGTAGTGTTTGAGCCATAGACCAAATACAGACGAGCAGCTAGCCGCGACAGGTATTTTCTTATGTCATCTTAAGCTTGCTCGAACGAAGAATATGAACTCCACCTCCAGTCTCCCCCTGCTACATTACCCTTTATTACCAACAGAACCTAAAAGCCTCTAAAAGCcttgaaaaatgtttaaattgcGATTCACAGCCTTGAAGACTGAGCAGTCGTAATACTGAGACAAGTCAGTACAGCTTCCTTTTGAATGTTAAGATAAACTCACCTTTCTCCAAGTTTCATCAACAGGGGACGAAGTTTGTCCTCATTTATGATGCCTGTTCCTTCGGGATCAAAGGTAGTAAAGGCGTTGCGGATCATATCTTCTGGATCTGTTCCGTGCATATTCTCCGAGAACAACGTCATGAACATGGTGAAATTGACGGTGCCTGTAGCCTCCCCTAACATTTCTTCAATGTATTCGTTGGTCTGAGGCCTGCCCAGGGAATTGAACATATCATGCAGATCCTTGTCGCTGATGATCCCATCTCGGTCTTGATCAATCACGTTGAATGCTtctttaaattcatgaatttgCGTCTGGTCAAACATGGCGAACACGTTGGATGTCGCTCGCTGGGCCTTCTTCTTCGAACCACTCTTTTTCGACTTTGACTTCGTGGAAGACATTTTGATTTTACGAAAAGTCTAGTTCGAAAAAGAGAGTTAGGATAGCAACGCGCAAAAATGATCCTTGGGCTCTTGACAGGCACTCTCTTATGTGCTTATCCAAATGCGCTTGGTGTATTTCAAACTTGTCGGAATTTTTTTTATCGAAATATGATTGTTGTGCCAGTTTGTAAAAAGAAACTTAATGATTGTTGAGTTAATGGGGTCAAGAAGAATGACGCGTGAGCGATAAATTGTCATCGTGAAAAAACGTTTGGTAATGTACATGTTAATGTGCAGGTTCTCTCAACAGTAGAGAACATGATGCTCCAGACTACAGTTCTAGTTTCTCTTGGTAAACTGTTCATAATAGAGCCGCTTTTAGGCTATCTCTTCATCAACCTTTCGAAATTGATACTTTCCTGGAAGCCGATCATCTTAGACTTGTCAATTGACTTGTCAATTTGCGATATGCTCTGGTTACGCACCaatctttttttgttcttttctctcTCTCTGTTTCTCTGAAACAAAACTCGTATATGTTTTTTACGATTAAAATACATTTAATAGTCACAGATAACTTTTGGAGATGCTACAATGCTCCATTTTGGAGTCTTTTATCAAGATATTCATGATGCCTGGTGTTCCATATGTTTCTGGGACAGGAACAACGGAagaatacaaaattggagtttattaaaaaaaatatacaggattactaactaattaactattaactattaagtaacaatagaggtgacaaaaaaaaaaccaataaagacacagcttttcgctgctgacatattcatttaaggtcggctttaactctttgatcaacagtgtctcttttattttacagtgagtgTCGGATCGCCCTTTCGCTAAAAcctcaaaatgatcccattttaaactgTGACCAGTTGATGTAACATGGTCAGCAAGAGACAACGTATGATGACCATTAATTAATGCTTTAAAATAttcagtttttctgtcgtgcaatcgtcttttggtttttccgatataaaaatcattgccCATCTCCACAAATCAGTGCACTATCAAGGATTCCTTCAGGTTTGCTGATTGGGCGAAGATGTATAAACGCAACAATGAGGTAATGTGCTCTTTTGACGTCAGTTCCTTGTTCACAAACATTCCACTTGATGAGACAATACAAATTTGTCTTGACAAATTGTATGCCCTTCCCGATTCACCGACGATGCCTCGCTCTGTCTTAAAAGGTCTGCTTGAGTTTGCTACTAAGAAGAACCATTTCATATTTGACGGCGACTACTACGATCAAATTAAGGGAAGGTACGTTTTTTATTGGTGGGGGTGGGCCGgggtattttagaattttttttccaaaaaagtcgTAGCCCTCCCACTTCCTGGAATGGATTAATGCATGACCTTTCAAAAATACCCAAACAAAAACATATggccctcccccaccccctccacCTATCCAAGACAAAAATAACCGGAAGTGGAAATAACAAACTGGAAGTGTTACTAATATAACCATGTTCATCTGCGCACAAAGTAGTTAATTGCGTGGCGTGTGATTGtacggtgaaaacttgaaaatgggcaAGGATGTACGAGGAATAGAAAGAGGGAAATGTGCTTGTGGTGAATTCGAGGATTTCATGAGGTCTGATGGAGCAACTTGTGGCTATTGTGGCTGTTTGCCGACTCGCCATTCTAAAAAGGATGCCCGCTACTCCTCTGACTCAGTTGATGACACATCGGCTGCGGGAACAAGTGAAAGCACAGGTCCTGAGAAGTGGAAAGATAAAGACCTAGGGTGGTTCCCGAACCCGAAGGGTGAATATAGCGATGTAGTAGATCGGGTTGTCGGTTCAAGTTCGAGTAGCTTAAGTGACGAATCCTCaccggagactgattttataccAGAACCCCGCGCGGACACATCAAAATGTGGGCGAAAGCGGGCACGGGTCGAGAGAGACAATTATGTTAGTTGGGAGGAGATAGTTCTCTGATAAGTACATTTGCCGACACCTGTAAAATAATTTAGATTAATCTCGACTGGTAGCTTTGCTTGTATATACAAAATAGAAGCGACATGGAGTAACTTTTTCCTTGCCAGAAAAAACTATTACCCTCCCCGGGTTGAgaataaaacaggtttgaccctccccaatttgtaaaaaaatttctAAGGACCCTCCCCTCCGAAGCCCCTGcccacccccctccccaatTAAAAACGTACCTTCCCTAATGGCGTTGCAATGGGATCACCTTTAGGACCTGTGTTAGCCAATATCTTCATGTGCCACTTTGAAGAGAAGTGGGTTCTTAATCACATTGGTCGTCCTTCTATGTGGTTTCGATACGTTGATGATGCTTTTACTCTTTTCGGCAGTAAAAGCAATGCTCTTCAATTTTTACAGTATTTCAATAGCTGCCACGTAAACATCAAATTTACTATAGAGTTTGAAGAAAATGATGTGATTCGTTTCTTGATGTACTTATCAAACGTCAAAATCATACTTTTTCAACATCAATTTATCGCAAGAAAACTTTCACTGATCTTTACACTAAATGGGACTCGTTCACTTATcgaaaatacaaagtaaatctGATCCGTACTCTCACTTTTCGTTGTTTCCGCATTTGCTCGTCGTCTCGTCTGCTACAATTGTCTTTGGATGAACTTGAGAAGTGGCTGTCACGAAACGGTTACCCCAGCTGTGTTGTTAATTATAACATGAATGATGCCTCACAAAAGCAGCTAAACAAACCATCGACCCCATACATCACAgttcccaaaaagaaaattttcttagTTTTACCTTTTTAAGGGCTACAAAGCAAAATCGCTAGTAAACAAATTATGTCGTGTATTAATAAATTCTACGGGTGCATTGACCTTCGAgtgatttttcaaagcactcgcCGCATTAAATCTTTCCTTCCTTACAAAGATAGACTTAGCtgtggccaaatggctaagaTTGTGTACAGAGCTGCTTGTtgggactgcaatgatttttatatcggaaaaaccAAAAGACGATTgtatgacagaaaaactgaacattttaaagcattAATTAATGGTCATCATACGTTGGCTCTTGCTGACCATGTTACATCAACTGGTCAcagtttaaaatgggatcattttgaggTTTTAGCGAAAGGGCGATCCGACACTCACTGTAAAATACAagagacactgttgatcaaagatttaaagccgaccttaaatgaatatgtcagcagcgaaaagctgtgtctttattaatttttttttttgtcacctctattgttactttTAAATAGTTTATAGTTAATTAGTTAGTAATGGAAAGAATATCACGCGATACGTTGTATCCCTTTTCTGGACAAATCGGAGCAAAAAATACAAAGGCTCACACACTGCGCGTTTCTGTATGTAGCTTTTTGTAGTTTCAAAATCTTTTTTTATCCTGAAAAATAGTTTCGTTTTCGCCACGTAGAAATTCGAGGAAAAAGTGAAAATTCTCGCAAGAAGCGAGGGAGTTATTTTGATCAGCGGTATCAATGAGAAAAGGTAGTTAGGTTATGTTCTATGGCATGTACTGTACCTTCTTAGCGTGAGTCGAAGGTCAGTCAGCGGTCTTTCAACAATAGTCCGtctccgccatattgaattttaCTGGAAGCCTGCGGGAATAAGGTAGGATCGTTTTGTACTAAAAAACACCATTAAAATGCGAAAGTTATGTTAAGTGACCTCAATCAAATCTCTGATATTCCTGTGTCATTATTGAAGGCTAAACGAAAATGAACAGCATTTTATGGAGGAGTTTACGTGTCCCTCTGTCAAGACCGATGGCTCGTCAGATGGCCAGTCATCCAACGGGAGAAGAACTTGGTTTGACAGGATGGAAATATCACTTTAACACTGAAACTATTGTTGGAAGACGGAACGTAAGTTCTTTCTTTCCATCCAGTtagttttcaaattaaattcaTCGAAAAGATTGGTGATATTGGATGTTTGAACGGGCAAGCTCACAGAACTAGATCTTAGCACTGTATATTTTTGGCGTCACTAATTGTATGGCTCAATAAttagttaataataattgttttaacttcgtgtaatttcgtttcttttaaatttatttctgtgggttaagtttatttatttatttatttatttatttatttactcaaaTTCAATTACACAGCTGATCAAAATACGTACAATATAACattaatgcactagtcatttgtttcccccacccccgacccccggggttagtggggacatatggggaaattactagggcaattacgcaagattacgccacaattacgcctctagggggtagggaaattacaagattttcgttcctctgccctacccctctggggacatacagggggaaatatcggggaattcttacctagggggactgggactgaaaagaaacgaaaagcaatggtaatgagtattttcacacgtgcaaaatcaatatggcgtcgttccttatatagttcatgtggcacacacaaatggcaagaactgtatattgtggtaatctccctaacatttccttgatgactcagaatcttttaggaacagaggggtgggggaattatgtgtgtttgtctgctctagtccccagtggaaatacacctactttacaaccattcaaatgtaatttcccaaCCCATCCTGGGAGGTCAAGGGGTGGGgaaaacaaatgactagtgcataaaaattaaagatatttacaaatataaaaaGGTGAAATCTGAGTACCGTTAATTGAGCCAGTTTTTACAGAATTCTAGATTCCTTATTTTAAATAAGCTGCCTGAAGTATGATACAATAATATACATAGAGTACTGATTTAAACAGATCACATCAGCAATAAATCATCAGAAAACTATAAAATTTCTCCTTATTTAAGTTACACTTACCAAGATAAAACTGATTCACTTTCTAACTGAAGAGTGATAGTTGTTTAATTGTCCTGATGGTTATGGGCAGGCCATTCCATGAGTCCACAATGCCACTAAAAAATGAGAATAGAGAAACGTCAGTTCTAAAACGTCCAAGTATGGCTTCTGTATTTCTCTGAATGTCAAATTCAATGAGCCCTATGAGACATTTAAAAAAGAAGCATAAATCTAAAACCTCCCTTCTAAACACAAGAGGCAGAAGACCAAATTTATCTAAATGTTCTGGATAAGTGAGATTGCATTTCAAAATAAGTTTGGTGGCACATCTTTGAACAAGCTCAAGagccataatttttttctgttgtacAGGGAGACCAAACTTGAGATTCATACTGCAACTGTGGTCTTACCAATGATTTATATAGAATCCACAAAGGTTTTTTggtcacaaaaaaagaaaagcttcTGTTAAAGACAAACAATAGGGAAGTTATGtgtatctgtttacaaacattgttatgttattcaaatgtgccaaccacaagaacaaaagaccctttgtttcgacagccaatgagccTCTGGTTGGTGCATTAATGACAACAGGTGACGTCAACAATATCTTGGCTATAAGTTTAGATCCCACTTTTAAAGCTTGTTAAATCTTGTGATTTTCATCACTGCCACTATGGACAATTTTTGTTGTGGTTAAGTTGCTTCAGGTTTCAAGCAAGTTCAAAACCCTTGCAATATCATGGCaacaaaaggcaataaaatACTCTGAAATTACACCTGGCTTACACATCTAATGTGCAATTTTTGGTGCTTTTCTGGGATAAAACGTGCGTTGAGATgcttaaacaaaaattgcatgTTTAATAGAAAGTCCATGAAACAGCTAATTGCTCTGTAACTAGGTGGCTTAATGAAAGAAAGATAAGGACAGACCTTCccttaattacatgtaatacatCTGTACATCATCTGAATTATGAACTTGTATCATAAGGAGGTCCCCTTattttgaaagcacacagcTGGTTAAAAGAATAGTATTGGTGTAATTCATTGTATGGCATTTAGGTTGAGTGTGTTTATTTTTCCCATTACTATGTACCTCTGCTAAGGCTTCTACTGTGACATGTTTGTGATGAGGCAAGCAGTTCAGAAAGAACAAATTACCTCAAGTTTGAAGACAGCTTTATTGAACATcattcttgttaattaatataaaCAAGACCTCAAGAATGATTTAtaaaggaatttgaaaaaagtcGCAATAGCCCCAGGTTGATGGAATTCACAAAAGCATCTGTTGATATTGGAATATTTACTTTCTCGCAACAAAATTTGAatcaagaaaaatcaaaattaacttTGCTGCTAAAATCAATTCAAAGTCAATCACTGTTGAAAAGGACACAGGTAAAGAgtgttcatacatgtatatgaaatGGTCTTATTTGGTTTTTCGCACATCAAGTTGTTTATAAAACCATCTAAGTCCTCCAGACTATCTTTCACTGGTGTCTGTTTCTGTGTCTTTCTCAAGATCTGCAGGATAGTAAAGTTAGCTAGCTGAGTGTCAGTCaccttccttttccatttttaagCTCTGTATTCTTGAGGTCGTACTTTGTGAAAAATATAAGTGTTTAAATCTTCCTTTTTGCAATTTTAGTCACAAATTTGGAATCAACTTTGAGTTTGCTGGCTTTTATGCAAACCAAAAAAACTTGTCTTGTGACCTTTACCACTTCATGACCATTTCCATGGAAATGGTCCATGTGGCAAAATCTtgaccaagaaagaaccaatcagaacattATCATTTATCTCAAGACTACCTTGTCATATGGAAAGTAATAGTAATATAGACTTTCATACCAGCAacacaaaaattaaaacaaatttggTAAAATTGGATGTTTTCTCTATGTTGCAGATTGTGATTGCAGTCTATGGTGGCTGCATTGGTGGTTATTTTCTTATGAAGATGAGGAAACCCAAGGAGAAGGCCCAAGAAGCTGCTGGAAATGCTAAATAACCAGACTAATGTTTTTGATCAAAGTGTACCACACTTATGGACTCAAGGATGCCTTGATATAAAAAATTCGTTTCTGCTTATTTTAATAAACTGGATGGACTTTTCAATTCTTTATAATAATACGATGATATTGTATATGTGTGAGTTGTTCATCCTGGTGTTTACTAGTGAAGGAAGCATGAGCGCAAGCAGAAGCGAAAGcacaagagcgcttatttcaccgtgaaaacagGGTTgatgcaagcacaagcgcaaggaTCAAAATGTTTTCTTGGGCTTGCGTTCGCATGCATTGTGTAAAAACAAAAGatagcgcaagcacaaggaaatttgctatgTCTGCCCAATTAAAGCACACGTTCCAGATTCCCCTTGTCtgaacatttgaacaaaatggcatATGCCATGGTTGGTTTTTATGCTTGTGTTGATGTTCGTTTACACTAGCATACACTACTTATGccttaccctgcgagcagagtctcttgcgATCTtcctactttcctcttcccgacttatctaggaagattgaaagagactctgcttgcagggtactTATGCCTGTGATAATTGCTTGCATCGCTAGTGAAATTAACCAGGATTTAACTTTTGTCACAGTGAACTCAGATACTCTTCTAAATCCATTGAGACCctcacaaaataataattataatgttaTTATTGTCCTTGGCCTTCACACCGGGGCTGGATaatctgcgagccagcaagTCATGCAAgtctcgcatttaagtctaagtaccCATTTCAAAAAGCGCAGATAAAAAGTGTTTAATAAGTCTTAGCAcccgttttaaaacggttagctttcaataactgtgtgattcGTATGGTTCACAGGTTGACTCACATGGCTGgccatgttggctcgcatgaccAACAGCCATGAATCGCATGGCTCGCTGTCTCACACATGGTCCTCACTCCTTCACTCCATGGAAATTGTAAGGCTTGGAGCATAACCAGGCTACAGCAACATTTTtggcaaccttgttcccagtGTTGCTTTTTTGGTtgccattgtttttgcaaacTGTGAAACTCCAACCAGATGTCAAACATGTCCTCAAATGCACCACAGTGGGTCATAAAGGCCACTCCCACATGCTGTCATTTGATGATTGAGAAAATGAATTTTGCAAGGGATCGAGGTAAAAGTGTTTTCGGCGAAAGCAAAGAGAATAGTTCCAGTGTGGTCTGACCTCTCACATGagaattagtataggtaatcatacggtttcgagttcaatttggaattaatttgcacgagtgagtttttgaaaaagctgaaattgcacgagccgcttcggcgagtgcaatttcagctttttgaaaaactcacaagtgcaaattaattccaaattgaacgagaaaaaccgtatgattacttattaataatacaaacatgaaaaaattcgcgtggaaaaagtgccggaagatgtttcttgaagccctttttttcgcattcgagaaaaattttttcagagtttctgtacaaaattttggtcattgccgtttacatgagatcattggcctacaactttcccaatgtctttctgcaaatcaaaatccagaattacgatgtgtaatttgcactggtgttacactttttgcaccggtgttacactttttgcactggtgttacacttgaactgcactgctctcagccaatcagaatcgagtaattttttcatgtgtattattatgcaaattaaacCTCCAGGCCAGGAAGACTGGTAACTAGTTGAAATTTTTTAAAGATGGCGGCCCACAAAGAAGATTTGGTCAGTGCGTTCGAATCTTCTTTGCAAGTACGTTTCCATCGCATAAGCATGTAGTTTTCTAGTAAGGGTCAAAATTTCGTCGAAATACGTGAACAATCTTTAaacgcttttcttttccttaggcTTGTGTCTCCCTTTCTCTTGTCGCGGACAATGTAGAGAAAGATCGCGAGTTCGATGATGCGAATAAACATGGTGAGCTTGCGATGTTTAAACACCATGTGTAGTTTTTCCTgccttttgctttttttctggtCTGGTATTGATTATGTAGTTATTTTAATCTTACCGAACAATTGCTGCAATAGTCCTTGTTTGAATTCCTTTAGGAGTGGAAGCTTGCATCAAAAGATTTCTGGAGTCTGCGAAATTATTGGAAGCTGATTTTCTAAGGAAACAAATGTACAGTCGAGTAAACCATCCTCAGGAAGTCACCAAGGAGGTGAAACATGCGTagctaaaacaaggaatgacctgaAATGACCTACAACGGTATCGAAAGTGACCTGAAATGAGCTACAAtgttcagtttcagtttttatttttttgcactaTTTACAAATGTTTATACTGCCAGGGAGTAAACTACATTACAAGAGTAAAGACATAAAACAGCAAAGTAAATTACACAAGTGATGAGTTAAGCAAAATGTGcacagtgaccaaagtagctAAAGCTTTCGAGGTGGTCACTGCGACGGGCAATTAATCGACATGAACATGCatatatttttacaaaaaaacatggggaaaaaatgccctcttccCATGAGAGATATATATAGagacaatttattttattgggAAAGGGCTTGATTTTACTGTTGAAAGGATTTGTGATCAGGTTCCCTAACATTGGTAAACAGTGGGATTAGCATTTCACGTAAGCCTTCTTGTCCCCCGTCGCAGAGACGACGAAAAAAGTTGTTTGCCTAGCAACGCAGCTCTCATTTGCATAGAGCTGACAACGCAAAATAATTTGAGTTTGCCAAGCAATGCAGTTTTGATTTGAGTGGTGTTGATGGCGGAAAAAAATTGGTGTGCCCGACAACGCAGTTGTGATTGGTGCTGAGCTGACAGcgcaaatttttttaatttgcacaGCGACCGGTATTGATTGACATAAAGTTGCACAAAAATATTGAGTTTGCTTGGCAACGTAGGTTTGATTGGTGCAGAGTTGACAACTTAAACATTGTGAATTTACCCACCAATGAACGcttttttagttaatttttgGTGATAAGAGACATCTATATTTATTTTAGATTCTGTTGTAGCTCATTTTAAGTCATTTTAGATACCATCGTAGCTCATTTAGGTGATATTAGATACCGTTGTAACTCATTTCAGGTCATTTgaggtcattttagatcattttaggtgattccttgttttagtaactacagtGGAACCTGAGATTTAAAAATAGCACATGACTCCTAAACAGAGTGAAAATCAGAAGTAATGGACCAATGCCTTGGCAAATTCAGTACCTTCAGAAAATTAGTTTGTCCAAGAGCCCTTCGCACACTGGTCTTTGACACTCATCCATGGGTTCTTTGTCTATTATCTAATGTGTCACTATATGTCTATTGGCATTAAACAATAATGAAGAGACCAATGAAGCAAATGTATATGTTTGAAGTCCAGGCtatagacaaagaaaaaattgatCCTAGCAATTACATACTAGCttcatcaagtcctttcacgggaacacattcacgagcccaacaaattgactaGCTCCagactgtgtggcttcatagctcagttggtagagcaatgcACTGGCGCCGCAGAGGTAATGGTATCagatcccgttggagccaccagAATTATTCAGATATCtatgagagacaattgcttattATAAATTATCTGGATAAGGGCAAGGATTAATTCTCTCTTTCAAAAGAGGCAAATGTAGGAATTATTTTTCCTTCTATTTTCATTGGCTGCCCTATTTTCTTGCAAGCAATGATTGAGAAGTTTTTCCACAACCCTGGGTTCATCTTTTTTTCAGGATTTCACTTTGATTtgacaaaacaataaaataataattttaattggaATGCCAAAGAATGTCAATTCCTATGTTTTTGAAGATGAATATTGAGTGTTCTTACACAAAGTCACAGCTGCTATGCTGGAGGGGTAAAATATAGGcttggcagccatgttggagaAATAAAAGATTCTTTTGGGAGATGAATGCTATTTTGTGAGTAACATAGCAGCTCTTGTGATGGATAATTCAATTGCCTTGATACccaagcaaaaaacaaaagactaaacaatcgAAATAATGACTAAAAAACAATATAAGCTGCTTATAAAATCAAACAATAGCGGGTTAagagagctgctacattactgtattttgtaagtttattttTGTAAACTGATACAACAACTGGCTTTGTTGGGGAAATCACACTAttctaaaatgtttttctttttaccttCTTTAAAAGGAAGTGGAAAAGCTGCGAGCTGAACTTACACAAAAAGAAGAGTTACTTGCAAAAACAAGAGACAGGGTGGCTTTCTGGATTGAAGCACTTAGAgatcttgaaacaaaacaattaagAGTTCGCTTAGCAGATATGATACCACAAAGATCTGTGTCAGTGGATTCTACATCATAGATTATGCCAAAAACATTTGTAAAGGTGAAATGGACGTGTGTGAATAT containing:
- the LOC138044080 gene encoding myosin regulatory light polypeptide 9-like gives rise to the protein MSSTKSKSKKSGSKKKAQRATSNVFAMFDQTQIHEFKEAFNVIDQDRDGIISDKDLHDMFNSLGRPQTNEYIEEMLGEATGTVNFTMFMTLFSENMHGTDPEDMIRNAFTTFDPEGTGIINEDKLRPLLMKLGERFTEEECDEMFFSAKADDDGNFNYAEFTKVIKHGEKDD
- the LOC138044082 gene encoding mediator of RNA polymerase II transcription subunit 28-like, with protein sequence MAAHKEDLVSAFESSLQACVSLSLVADNVEKDREFDDANKHGVEACIKRFLESAKLLEADFLRKQMYSRVNHPQEVTKEEVEKLRAELTQKEELLAKTRDRVAFWIEALRDLETKQLRVRLADMIPQRSVSVDSTS